The sequence AACCATACAGCCAATGCTGCCATCAAGTGCAACATAGTTGAGTTCCCACTGAGCAGCATGCGCTTCACGTTCATCTTCTTGAGATGGATCATGCATTTCGCGTAGCTTAGGCTGACGGTACATTGCATTCGAATCAATGTTAATTTTTCCGTCCAAGCAGAGAAGGCTGCCGTCGCCAGTAATCACTAATGGGTTAATTTCCAAAAGTGCCAAATCATACTGAGCAAACATATTAGCAAGGCCCATAAAGATTTGAGTAAACTGCTTAATTTGATTCCCTTCAAGACCAAGCTTAAATGCGAGCTCACGCCCTTGATAAGCTTGAGGCCCTACTAGTGGGTCAATAGCGGCTTTATGAATAAGCTCAGGAGTCTCTTCAGCTACTTTCTCAATCTCAACACCACCTTCCGTAGACGCCATAAATACAATACGGCGTGAAGAACGGTCTACAACGGCACCAAGGTATAACTCATTCGCGATACTAGAAGCTTCTTCAACCAAAATTTTAGTTACTGGTTGGCCATTGGCATCTGTTTGGTAAGTCACTAAGTTTTTACCTAGCCACTTTTGCGCAAATCCTTTTACGCCATCTTTGGTGTCATGTAGCTCTACACCACCGGCTTTACCACGTCCACCTGCGTGAACCTGACATTTTACAACTTTTTTCTCGGTACTAATACGGCCTGCCGCTTCGAAAGCTTCTTGGGGAGTATCACAAGCGTAGCCTTCTGGTACTGGCAATCCGAACTCAGCAAATAGCTGTTTCGCTTGATATTCATGCAAATTCATTGTGCTATTCCATTTTCCTATCCCTTAAGGGATTATTATTTCCATAAGGTGCTCAATATTATTCATAGTATTAAACAACATTGTGGCTGCCTTCACGTAGGTAAGGTACTTCTAAACTGGTCGTTAATGGATTTACTCCGATTAAGATAAAACCATACTCGTAAAAACGGGTTGTATCCTAAAATAACTCGAGTTTATAAAAAGAGTCAGACGTTGAGCGTGCCTGACCCCATTTTCTTTATCGCTTATACGTCAAGTAACAAGCGAGCTGGGTCTTCAAGTAACTCTTTGATTGTCACTAGGAAGCCAACCGATTCTTTTCCATCAATTAAACGATGGTCATAGGATAGCGCTAGGTACATCATTGGTAAAATTTCTACTTTCCCATTAACCGCCATCGGACGATCTTGGATTTTATGCATTCCTAATATGGCGGCTTGTGGTGGGTTAATGATAGGAGTAGACATTAGTGACCCAAATACACCACCATTTGTGATGGTGAAATTACCACCCATCAGCTCTTCAACTTTTAGCTTGCCATCACGGCCTTTAATTGCCAGCTCTTTGATACCTTTTTCAATATCGGCCATACCAAGCATATCGCAATCTTTAAGTACTGGTGTCACTAAGCCACGAGGAGTAGATACCGCCATACTAATATCAAAATAGTTGTGATAAACAATCTCATCACCATCGATAGACGCATTCACTTCAGGATAACGTTTTAACGCTTCAGTCACCGCTTTTACATAGAAAG is a genomic window of Vibrio algarum containing:
- the sucC gene encoding ADP-forming succinate--CoA ligase subunit beta, whose product is MNLHEYQAKQLFAEFGLPVPEGYACDTPQEAFEAAGRISTEKKVVKCQVHAGGRGKAGGVELHDTKDGVKGFAQKWLGKNLVTYQTDANGQPVTKILVEEASSIANELYLGAVVDRSSRRIVFMASTEGGVEIEKVAEETPELIHKAAIDPLVGPQAYQGRELAFKLGLEGNQIKQFTQIFMGLANMFAQYDLALLEINPLVITGDGSLLCLDGKINIDSNAMYRQPKLREMHDPSQEDEREAHAAQWELNYVALDGSIGCMVNGAGLAMGTMDIVNLHGGQPANFLDVGGGATKERVTEAFKIILSDDNVKAVLVNIFGGIVRCDLIADGIIGAVEEVGVQVPVVVRLEGNNAPLGSKKLAESGLNIIAANSLKEAAEKVVAAAEGK